The Macaca nemestrina isolate mMacNem1 chromosome 12, mMacNem.hap1, whole genome shotgun sequence genome contains a region encoding:
- the LOC105471016 gene encoding olfactory receptor 9G4 gives MLFPSHDSQAFTSVDMDVGNRTILTEFILLGFSADPQWQPILFGMFLMLYLITLSGNMTLVVLIRIDSHLHTPMYFFIGNLSFLDFWYTSVYTPKILASCVSEDKRISLAGCGAQLFFSCVVAYTECYLLAAMAYDRHAAICNPLLYSGTMSTALCTGLVAGSYIGGFLNAIAHTANTFRLRFCGKNIIDHFFCDAPPLVKMSCTDTRVYEKVLLGVVGFTVLSSILAILISYVNILSAILRIHSASGRRKAFSTCASHLISVMLFYGSLLFMYSRPSSTYSLERDKVAALFYTVINPLLNPLIYSLRNKDIKEAFRKAIQTIRPQT, from the coding sequence ATGCTTTTCCCTTCTCATGATAGTCAGGCTTTCACCTCTGTGGACATGGACGTGGGAAATCGCACCATCCTGACTGAATTCATCTTGTTGGGTTTCTCAGCAGACCCCCAGTGGCAGCCGATTCTATTTGGAATGTTTCTGATGCTCTATTTGATAACCTTATCGGGAAACATGACCTTGGTTGTCTTAATCCGAATTGATTCCCACTTGCATACGCCTATGTACTTTTTCATTGGTAATCTGTCTTTTTTGGATTTCTGGTATACCTCTGTGTATACCCCCAAAATCCTGGCCAGTTGTGTCTCAGAAGATAAGCGCATTTCCTTGGCTGGATGTGGGGCTCAGCTGTTTTTTTCCTGTGTTGTAGCCTACACTGAATGCTATCTCCTGGCAGCCATGGCTTATGACCGCCATGCAGCAATTTGTAACCCATTGCTTTACTCAGGTACCATGTCCACTGCCCTCTGTACTGGGCTTGTTGCTGGCTCCTACATAGGAGGATTTTTGAATGCCATAGCCCATACTGCCAATACATTCCGCCTGCGTTTTTGTGGTAAAAATATCATTGACCACTTTTTCTGTGATGCACCACCATTGGTAAAAATGTCCTGTACAGACACCAGGGTCTATGAAAAAGTTCTCCTTGGTGTGGTGGGCTTCACAGTCCTCTCCAGCATTCTTGCTATCCTGATTTCCTATGTCAACATCCTCTCGGCTATCCTGAGAATCCACTCAGCTTCAGGAAGACGCAAGGCATTCTCCACCTGTGCTTCCCACCTCATCTCAGTCATGCTCTTCTATGGATCATTGTTGTTTATGTATTCAAGGCCTAGTTCCACCTACTCCCTAGAGAGGGACAAAGTAGCTGCTCTGTTCTACACTGTGATCAACCCACTGCTCAACCCTCTCATCTATAGCCTGAGAAACAAAGATATCAAAGAGGCCTTCAGGAAAGCAATACAGACTATACGACCACAAACGTGA
- the LOC105471015 gene encoding olfactory receptor 9G1, with translation MQRSNHTVTEFILLGFTTDPWMQLGLFVVFLGVYPLTVVGNSTFIMLICNDSRLHTPMYFFIGNLSFLDLWYSSVYTPKILVICISEGKSISFAGCLCQFFFSAGLAYSECYLLAAMAYDRYMAISKPLLYAQAMPGRLCICLVLYSYTGGFVNAIILTSNTFTLDFCGDNVIDDFFCDVPPLVKLACRVRESYQAVLHFLLASNVISPTVLILASYLSIIATILRIRSTQGRLKAFSTCSSHLISVTLYYGSILYIYSRPSSSYSLERDKLFLPFILCCSPC, from the coding sequence ATGCAGAGGAGCAATCACACAGTGACTGAGTTCATCCTGCTGGGCTTCACCACAGATCCATGGATGCAGCTGGGCCTGTTTGTGGTGTTCCTGGGCGTGTACCCTCTGACTGTGGTAGGAAATAGCACCTTCATCATGTTGATTTGTAATGACTCCCGCCTCCACACACCCATGTATTTTTTCATTGGAAACCTGTCATTTCTGGATCTCTGGTATTCCTCTGTCTACACCCCAAAGATCCTAGTGATCTGCATCTCTGAAGGCAAAAGCATCTCTTTTGCTGGCTGCCTGTGTCAGTTCTTCTTCTCTGCCGGACTGGCCTATAGTGAGTGCTACCTGCTGGCTGCCATGGCTTATGACCGCTACATGGCCATCTCCAAGCCCCTGCTTTACGCTCAGGCTATGCCAGGGAGATTGTGCATCTGTTTGGTTTTATATTCCTATACTGGGGGTTTTGTCAATGCAATAATATTAACCAGCAACACATTCACACTGGATTTTTGTGGTGACAATGTCATTGATGACTTTTTCTGTGATGTCCCACCCCTGGTGAAGCTGGCATGCAGGGTGAGAGAGAGCTACCAGGCTGTACTGCACTTCCTGCTGGCCTCCAATGTCATCTCCCCTACTGTGCTCATCCTGGCCTCTTACCTCTCCATCATCGCCACCATCCTGAGGATCCGCTCCACCCAGGGCCGCCTCAAAGCCTTCTCCACATGCTCCTCCCACCTGATCTCTGTTACCTTATACTATGGCTCCATTCTCTACATCTACTCTCGGCCAAGTTCCAGCTACTCCCTTGAGAGGGACAAATTGTTTCTACCTTTTATACTGTGCTGTTCCCCATGTTGA
- the LOC139357680 gene encoding olfactory receptor 5AR1, protein MDTENHSMVTEFIFMGITQDPQMQIIFFVVFLIVYLVNVVGNVGMIILIITDTQLHTPMYFFLCNLSFVDLGYSSAIAPRMLADFLTKHKVISFSSCATQFAFFVGSVDAECYVLAAMAYDRFVAVCQPLHYSTLMSKQVCLALMLGSYLAGLVSLVSHTTLTFSLSYCGSNIINHFFCEIPPLLALSCSDTYISEILLFSLCGFIEFSTILIIFISYTFILVAIIRMRSAEGRLKAFSTCGSHLTGVTLFYGTVVFMYPRPTSSYSLDREKWASVFYTIIIPMLNPWIYSLRNKDVKAAFKKRIRKNLNNNTK, encoded by the coding sequence ATGGATACAGAAAACCACTCAATGGTGACTGAGTTTATCTTCATGGGCATCACCCAGGACCCTCAGATGCAGATCATCTTCTTCGTGGTTTTCCTCATAGTTTACCTGGTTAATGTAGTGGGGAACGTTGGTATGATTATCCTGATTATAACAGACACTCAGCTTCACACACCCATGTATTTTTTCCTCTGCAACCTCTCCTTTGTTGACCTGGGCTACTCCTCAGCCATTGCTCCCAGGATGCTGGCTGACTTCCTAACAAAGCACAAAGTTATCTCCTTCTCCAGCTGTGCCACCCAGTTTGCCTTCTTTGTAGGTTCTGTGGATGCTGAGTGCTATGTCCTGGCAGCCATGGCCTATGATCGTTTTGTGGCTGTCTGTCAACCCCTCCACTATAGCACCCTCATGTCCAAGCAGGTCTGCTTGGCTCTCATGCTGGGCTCTTACCTGGCTGGTCTAGTAAGTTTAGTATCCCACACTACCCTCACCTTCAGCCTGAGTTACTGTGGTTCCAATATCATCAACCATTTCTTCTGCGAAATCCCACCACTCTTGGCCCTCTCTTGTTCAGACACCTACATCAGTGAGATCTTGCTCTTCAGTCTGTGTGGCTTCATTGAATTCAGcaccatcctcatcatcttcatctcCTATACCTTTATCCTCGTTGCAATCATCAGAATGCGTTCAGCCGAAGGCCGCCTTAAGGCTTTCTCCACCTGTGGGTCTCACCTTACTGGCGTCACCCTCTTCTATGGCACAGTCGTGTTTATGTACCCGAGGCCAACATCCAGCTACTCTCTGGACCGAGAGAAGTGGGCCTCTGTGTTCTACACGATTATCATCCCCATGTTGAATCCCTGGATCTACAGTTTGCGGAACAAAGATGTGAAAGCTGCTTTCAAAAAACGAATTCGAAAAAACCTCAATAATAACACAAAATGA